In one window of Qipengyuania profundimaris DNA:
- a CDS encoding DUF1674 domain-containing protein has translation MADRATKRPEGFEKPSHWTNDPPPEPQKVENDEDLSPTRYGDWVKDGIAIDFS, from the coding sequence ATGGCAGATCGCGCAACCAAGAGACCCGAGGGCTTCGAAAAGCCGTCCCACTGGACCAACGACCCGCCGCCCGAGCCCCAAAAGGTCGAGAACGACGAAGACCTTAGCCCCACGCGCTATGGCGACTGGGTCAAGGACGGCATCGCGATCGATTTCAGTTAA
- a CDS encoding class I SAM-dependent methyltransferase: protein MRILLATAALALAVPAMADHHELPDADAFAATHAEAISGAINHPSRADDRARDQFRHPAETLAFFRVEPDMKVGEYAPGGGWYTRVLGHYLGGEGQLVGLYFDPTSGPFNEEAQQRIRAGASGFPAEAAEFTGLPAENFSAMTLDAVPEGEAGTLDRVLVVRMMHNLMRWNNADSELKKMRDLLKPGGMLGIVQHRAPADASADYANGSKGYLRQDDVIGYVEALGFELVDSSEVNANPRDPANWEGGVWMMPPSLGGDDAMDAQTRDLGESDRMTLLFRKRD from the coding sequence ATGCGTATCCTGCTTGCCACCGCCGCCCTGGCCCTTGCCGTGCCCGCCATGGCCGATCATCACGAATTGCCCGACGCGGACGCTTTCGCGGCAACCCATGCCGAAGCTATCTCGGGCGCGATCAATCACCCCAGCCGTGCCGACGACCGCGCACGCGACCAGTTCCGCCACCCGGCCGAAACACTCGCCTTCTTCCGCGTCGAACCCGACATGAAAGTGGGCGAGTACGCTCCCGGCGGCGGCTGGTACACGCGCGTGCTGGGACATTATCTGGGCGGCGAAGGGCAGCTTGTCGGCCTCTATTTCGATCCCACGAGCGGACCTTTCAACGAAGAAGCGCAACAGCGCATTCGCGCCGGCGCTTCCGGCTTCCCCGCAGAAGCTGCCGAATTCACCGGGCTCCCGGCCGAGAACTTCTCCGCGATGACGCTCGATGCGGTTCCCGAAGGCGAAGCGGGGACGCTCGACCGGGTGCTGGTGGTTCGCATGATGCACAACCTGATGCGCTGGAATAACGCTGACAGCGAGCTGAAGAAGATGCGCGACCTGCTGAAGCCCGGCGGCATGCTCGGCATCGTCCAGCACCGCGCACCGGCGGATGCCAGCGCGGATTATGCGAACGGTTCGAAGGGTTATCTGCGGCAGGACGATGTCATCGGCTATGTCGAAGCGCTGGGCTTCGAGCTGGTCGACAGCAGCGAGGTCAATGCTAATCCTCGCGATCCGGCAAATTGGGAAGGGGGCGTCTGGATGATGCCGCCCTCGCTCGGCGGTGACGATGCAATGGACGCGCAAACCCGCGACTTGGGTGAAAGCGA
- a CDS encoding cytochrome P450 — protein MATLAPHQPPEFTHWSDHRLGERDLAHIPGDGGLPLVGNTFRMLADPHGFTRRMVEQYGHVYRTKAFGGWQIAMIGADANELMLFDRNRNFSSEQGWGPILDKLFPRGLMLLDFDHHRSDRRALSIAFKPGPMRHYSGSLNRGIARQVEAWCEGEMTFYPAIKELTLDLAADSFIGIEWGPEADRINTAFIDMVQASVAPVRKSLPFTQMKRGTDGRAFLVDWFTKETHRRRAEGGGQDMFSQFATATHDDGSLMPVDEVVDHMNFLMMAAHDTITSSGTSLVMQLAKHQDWQEKLRQEIEAVTGGVDANGKPRDLAYDDLGKLELTEMAFKEALRMIPPVPSTPRRALREFEFGGYAIPAGAHVGINAHYVHHMEEHWDRPHDFEPLHFTSEKVKERHKYAWIPFGGGAHMCLGLHFAYMQIKILMAQLLPRYRIELADGEPAWQPWPIPKPKDGLKIRLVSL, from the coding sequence TTGGCCACCCTCGCACCGCATCAACCCCCAGAATTCACCCACTGGTCCGACCATCGCCTCGGCGAACGGGACCTGGCGCATATCCCCGGCGACGGGGGCCTGCCGCTGGTCGGCAACACCTTCCGCATGCTCGCCGATCCGCACGGTTTCACCCGGCGCATGGTCGAGCAATATGGCCACGTATATCGCACCAAGGCCTTCGGCGGCTGGCAGATCGCCATGATCGGCGCGGATGCCAACGAGCTGATGCTGTTCGACCGGAACCGCAATTTCTCCTCGGAGCAGGGTTGGGGCCCGATCCTCGACAAGCTGTTCCCGCGCGGCCTGATGCTGCTCGATTTCGATCACCATCGCTCCGACCGCCGGGCGCTGTCGATCGCCTTTAAGCCGGGGCCGATGCGGCATTATTCGGGCAGCCTCAATCGCGGCATCGCGCGGCAGGTCGAGGCCTGGTGCGAAGGCGAGATGACCTTCTATCCGGCCATCAAGGAACTGACGCTGGATTTGGCCGCGGATAGCTTCATCGGCATCGAATGGGGGCCGGAAGCGGACAGGATCAACACCGCCTTCATCGACATGGTGCAGGCCAGCGTCGCGCCGGTGCGCAAATCGCTGCCGTTCACGCAGATGAAGCGCGGGACCGACGGGCGCGCCTTCCTGGTCGACTGGTTCACGAAGGAAACCCATCGCCGCCGCGCCGAAGGGGGCGGGCAGGACATGTTCAGCCAGTTCGCCACCGCTACGCATGACGACGGCAGCCTGATGCCTGTCGACGAGGTGGTCGACCACATGAACTTCCTGATGATGGCCGCGCACGACACGATTACCTCGTCCGGCACCTCGCTGGTCATGCAGCTCGCCAAGCACCAGGACTGGCAGGAGAAGCTGCGCCAGGAAATCGAGGCGGTGACCGGCGGCGTCGATGCCAACGGTAAACCGCGCGATCTGGCTTACGACGATCTGGGCAAGCTCGAGCTGACCGAGATGGCGTTCAAGGAAGCGCTGCGGATGATCCCGCCGGTGCCCTCCACCCCGCGCCGTGCGCTGCGCGAGTTCGAATTCGGCGGCTACGCCATACCCGCCGGCGCGCATGTCGGCATCAACGCGCACTACGTGCATCACATGGAAGAGCACTGGGATCGCCCGCACGATTTCGAGCCGCTGCACTTTACGTCCGAGAAGGTGAAGGAACGGCACAAATACGCCTGGATCCCGTTCGGCGGCGGCGCGCATATGTGCCTCGGCCTGCATTTCGCCTATATGCAGATCAAGATCCTGATGGCGCAGCTACTCCCGCGCTATCGCATCGAACTGGCCGATGGCGAGCCCGCATGGCAGCCGTGGCCGATTCCCAAGCCCAAGGACGGGCTGAAGATCAGGCTGGTTTCTCTTTAA
- the hemH gene encoding ferrochelatase — protein sequence MTWREQQLPPEHPPVRSGGVGVLLVNLGTPDAPDTASVKRYLGEFLSDKRVVEIPDLIWQPILRAVILNTRPKKSAAAYQKVWTAEGSPLAVITRQQAEAMQARLGERVRVDWAMRYGTPSIPERLQVMMEAGCERIVLAPMYPQYSGATTATVVDKVGDTLRAMRWQPAMRTMPPYHDDPAHIEALAKDTARQLDALDFEPEVLLLSYHGMPERTLHLGDPYHCQCQKTSRLLEEAMARPGLRFVTTFQSRFGPAKWLEPATDNTLQKEAAAGTKRLAVAMPGFSADCLETLEEIAIEGRETFIEGGGEEFAALSCLNTSDAGLDMLETLLRRELSGWC from the coding sequence TTGACCTGGCGCGAGCAGCAATTGCCTCCCGAACACCCGCCCGTGCGCTCGGGCGGGGTGGGCGTGCTGCTGGTCAATCTCGGCACACCCGATGCGCCCGACACCGCCTCCGTTAAGCGTTATCTCGGGGAGTTCCTGTCCGACAAGCGCGTGGTCGAAATCCCCGACCTAATCTGGCAGCCGATCCTGCGCGCGGTCATCCTCAACACCCGCCCGAAGAAAAGCGCTGCGGCCTACCAGAAGGTCTGGACGGCTGAGGGCTCGCCGCTCGCCGTGATCACCCGCCAGCAGGCGGAAGCAATGCAGGCCCGGCTGGGCGAGCGCGTCCGCGTCGACTGGGCGATGCGCTACGGCACGCCGTCGATTCCGGAGCGCCTGCAAGTAATGATGGAGGCTGGGTGCGAACGGATCGTCCTCGCCCCCATGTACCCGCAATATAGCGGCGCGACGACCGCCACCGTGGTCGACAAGGTCGGCGACACTCTGCGCGCAATGCGCTGGCAGCCCGCCATGCGCACCATGCCGCCCTATCACGACGATCCGGCGCATATCGAGGCGCTGGCAAAGGACACCGCCCGCCAGCTCGACGCGCTCGATTTCGAGCCGGAGGTGCTGCTGCTGAGCTATCACGGCATGCCGGAGCGCACGCTGCATCTCGGCGATCCGTATCATTGCCAATGCCAGAAAACTTCGCGGCTGCTCGAGGAAGCGATGGCCCGCCCGGGTCTGCGGTTCGTAACGACCTTCCAGTCGCGCTTCGGACCGGCCAAGTGGCTGGAGCCCGCGACCGACAATACGCTCCAGAAAGAGGCCGCGGCCGGCACGAAACGCCTGGCGGTGGCGATGCCGGGCTTTTCCGCCGACTGCCTCGAAACGCTGGAGGAAATCGCGATAGAGGGGCGGGAGACTTTCATCGAGGGCGGCGGCGAGGAATTCGCTGCGCTATCCTGCCTCAATACTTCCGATGCAGGGCTCGACATGCTGGAGACATTACTGCGGCGCGAACTTTCCGGCTGGTGTTAG
- a CDS encoding RsmB/NOP family class I SAM-dependent RNA methyltransferase, with protein sequence MAQPPGIHARRAALRLLDAVLRRGETLDIAFAAATKDVRKFEDKALARAIASESLRWLVDLDALIDSATKKPLPGDAKARMVLRLMLAQWLRLDTPPHAVVATGLDLLSGGPRRLAHGVFSTLTKQEARLPDAPTLPADVAARWGERAPAIAAGLAEPPPLDLTLRDPEQTTHWANQLSADSLMPGHLRLPRGGNVEKLPGFAEGAWWVQDLAASLPARLLGPGEGRHALDLCAAPGGKSLQLAAQGWQVTSLDISKRRLELLRANLKRTGLKAGIVRADALTWEPKHSFDAILLDAPCTATGTARRHPDVLHRIGPRQIDEMAELQSALIERAQGWLKPGGTLVYATCSLEREEGEDQAAKIILATDAMRADQLPEGIVPTRKGWLRTDPGMLADQGGLDGFFIGRWKADQASASA encoded by the coding sequence ATGGCTCAACCCCCCGGTATCCACGCGCGCCGCGCCGCGCTTCGCCTGCTCGATGCCGTGTTGCGCCGTGGCGAGACGCTCGACATCGCCTTTGCCGCCGCAACGAAGGACGTGCGCAAGTTCGAGGACAAGGCGCTGGCCCGCGCGATCGCCAGCGAGAGCCTGCGCTGGCTGGTTGATCTCGACGCCCTGATCGACAGTGCGACGAAAAAGCCGCTGCCGGGCGATGCCAAGGCGCGCATGGTGTTGCGGCTGATGCTGGCGCAGTGGCTACGGCTCGACACGCCGCCGCATGCGGTTGTGGCGACCGGGCTGGACCTGCTGTCGGGCGGGCCGCGCAGGCTGGCGCACGGCGTTTTCTCGACTCTGACGAAGCAGGAGGCGCGATTGCCCGACGCGCCGACATTGCCCGCCGACGTTGCCGCCCGCTGGGGGGAGCGGGCTCCGGCAATAGCAGCCGGTCTCGCCGAGCCACCGCCGCTCGACCTGACCCTGCGCGACCCGGAACAGACCACGCACTGGGCGAATCAGCTTTCCGCCGACAGCCTCATGCCCGGTCACCTGCGCCTGCCGCGTGGCGGCAATGTGGAGAAGCTGCCGGGCTTCGCGGAAGGGGCATGGTGGGTGCAGGACCTTGCCGCCTCGCTGCCCGCGCGCCTGCTCGGACCGGGTGAGGGACGCCACGCGCTCGACCTCTGCGCCGCGCCCGGGGGCAAGTCGCTGCAACTGGCCGCCCAAGGCTGGCAAGTGACCTCGCTCGACATCTCGAAGCGCCGCCTCGAACTCCTGCGCGCAAATCTCAAGCGCACCGGTCTGAAGGCCGGCATCGTGCGCGCCGACGCGCTGACATGGGAGCCTAAGCACAGCTTCGACGCCATCCTGCTGGACGCGCCTTGCACCGCGACCGGCACCGCTCGCCGCCATCCCGACGTCCTCCACCGCATCGGCCCGCGCCAGATCGACGAGATGGCGGAGCTGCAATCCGCACTGATCGAGCGCGCACAGGGTTGGCTGAAGCCGGGCGGCACGCTGGTATACGCCACCTGCTCGCTGGAGCGGGAGGAAGGCGAGGATCAGGCGGCGAAGATCATCCTGGCCACCGATGCGATGCGCGCCGACCAGCTCCCCGAGGGCATCGTACCGACGAGAAAGGGCTGGCTTCGCACCGATCCCGGCATGCTGGCGGATCAGGGCGGACTGGATGGCTTCTTCATCGGCCGGTGGAAAGCGGATCAGGCGTCGGCAAGCGCATAG
- the msrA gene encoding peptide-methionine (S)-S-oxide reductase MsrA yields MSETQQAIVAGGCFWCTEAVMKDVIGVHEVESGYIGGDVPDPTYKQVCTGSTGHAEGVRVTFDPDAISLGQLYDVFLGTHDPTQLNRQGGDVGTQYRSAIFPLDDTQRAEAEAAIERWNADHDGQSAVTTIETGEWYPAEDYHQEYWEGEGQRNPYCQAVIPPKLMKLRKSFQKYLKEDA; encoded by the coding sequence ATGAGCGAGACACAACAGGCGATCGTGGCGGGTGGATGCTTCTGGTGCACCGAGGCGGTGATGAAGGACGTCATCGGCGTGCATGAGGTCGAGAGCGGCTATATCGGCGGCGACGTGCCCGATCCGACCTACAAGCAGGTCTGCACCGGCAGCACGGGCCATGCCGAGGGCGTGCGCGTGACCTTCGATCCCGACGCGATCAGCCTCGGCCAGCTTTACGACGTGTTCCTCGGTACGCATGACCCGACCCAGCTCAACCGGCAGGGCGGCGATGTCGGCACGCAATATCGCAGCGCGATCTTCCCGCTCGACGATACCCAGCGGGCCGAGGCCGAAGCGGCGATCGAGCGCTGGAATGCCGACCACGACGGCCAGAGCGCGGTCACGACCATCGAGACCGGCGAGTGGTATCCGGCGGAAGACTACCACCAGGAATACTGGGAGGGCGAAGGCCAGCGAAACCCCTATTGCCAGGCGGTGATCCCGCCCAAGCTGATGAAGTTGCGCAAGAGCTTCCAGAAATACCTCAAGGAAGACGCCTGA